A portion of the Homalodisca vitripennis isolate AUS2020 chromosome 2, UT_GWSS_2.1, whole genome shotgun sequence genome contains these proteins:
- the LOC124354476 gene encoding hydroxyacylglutathione hydrolase, mitochondrial isoform X3 yields the protein MDVKIIPALQDNYMYLIVDGETKEAAVVDPVEPENVLAELKGKDVKLTKILTTHHHWDHGGGNNKLLKVHPELPVYGGDNRVEGLTTMVEDGDKLFIGNLEVECLHTPCHTKGHICYVVKPKNQSQAVFTGDTLFIAGCGRFFEGTANQMYDNLYKKLGSLPNDTRVFCGHEYTYANLKFASTVDPNNQAVATKLEWSEKMRAERQPTVPSTIGEEKETNPFMRVDTATIQTRSGSTDPIKTMAHIRKEKDNFKNKARESQSRGKKS from the exons ATGGATGTCAAAATCATCCCTGCCCTTCAAGACAACTACATGTATCTA ATAGTGGATGGAGAGACTAAGGAGGCAGCTGTAGTGGATCCTGTAGAACCGGAGAATGTCCTGGCAGAACTTAAAGGAAAAGACGTGAAGCTGACCAAGATCCTGACTACTCATCACCACTG GGACCATGGAGGAGGTAACAACAAGTTACTGAAAGTTCATCCTGAACTACCCGTGTATGGTGGTGACAACAGGGTGGAGGGCCTGACTACGATGGTTGAGGATGGTGACAAGTTGTTCATCG GAAATCTTGAAGTAGAATGTCTTCATACTCCTTGTCACACAAAAGGCCACATTTGTTATGTTGTCAAACCAAAAAACCAATCTCAAGCAGTGTTTACAG GAGACACTTTGTTTATTGCAGGATGCGGTAGATTTTTTGAAGGCACTGCAAACCAGATGTATGACAATTTGTACAAAAAGCTTGGATCATTACCAAATGACACG AGGGTTTTTTGCGGCCATGAATACACATATGCGAACCTCAAGTTTGCCTCAACAGTGGATCCTAACAATCAGGCAGTCGCAACAAAACTGGAGTGGTCAGAGAAAATGAGAGCAGAGAGGCAACCAACAGTTCCCTCTACCATTG GGGAAGAGAAGGAGACAAATCCTTTCATGAGAGTTGATACGGCAACTATCCAGACAAGATCAGGGTCAACAGATCCTATCAAGACTATGGCTCATATCAGGAAGGAGAAGGACAATTTCAAG aacaagGCGAGAGAATCTCAGTCAAGAGGAAAGAAATCATGA
- the LOC124354476 gene encoding hydroxyacylglutathione hydrolase cytoplasmic isoform X2, with amino-acid sequence MCKMLIVLYLGLCASAWAAAQRREDKFHSAPRLVVLPGMDVKIIPALQDNYMYLIVDGETKEAAVVDPVEPENVLAELKGKDVKLTKILTTHHHWDHGGGNNKLLKVHPELPVYGGDNRVEGLTTMVEDGDKLFIGNLEVECLHTPCHTKGHICYVVKPKNQSQAVFTGDTLFIAGCGRFFEGTANQMYDNLYKKLGSLPNDTRVFCGHEYTYANLKFASTVDPNNQAVATKLEWSEKMRAERQPTVPSTIGEEKETNPFMRVDTATIQTRSGSTDPIKTMAHIRKEKDNFKNKARESQSRGKKS; translated from the exons ATGTGTAAAATGTTGATAGTACTATACCTCGGTTTGTGTGCCAGTGCGTGGGCAGCAGCTCAAAGAAGAGAAGATAAATTTCATTCAGCGCCTAGGTTGGTAGTACTTCCCGGAATGGATGTCAAAATCATCCCTGCCCTTCAAGACAACTACATGTATCTA ATAGTGGATGGAGAGACTAAGGAGGCAGCTGTAGTGGATCCTGTAGAACCGGAGAATGTCCTGGCAGAACTTAAAGGAAAAGACGTGAAGCTGACCAAGATCCTGACTACTCATCACCACTG GGACCATGGAGGAGGTAACAACAAGTTACTGAAAGTTCATCCTGAACTACCCGTGTATGGTGGTGACAACAGGGTGGAGGGCCTGACTACGATGGTTGAGGATGGTGACAAGTTGTTCATCG GAAATCTTGAAGTAGAATGTCTTCATACTCCTTGTCACACAAAAGGCCACATTTGTTATGTTGTCAAACCAAAAAACCAATCTCAAGCAGTGTTTACAG GAGACACTTTGTTTATTGCAGGATGCGGTAGATTTTTTGAAGGCACTGCAAACCAGATGTATGACAATTTGTACAAAAAGCTTGGATCATTACCAAATGACACG AGGGTTTTTTGCGGCCATGAATACACATATGCGAACCTCAAGTTTGCCTCAACAGTGGATCCTAACAATCAGGCAGTCGCAACAAAACTGGAGTGGTCAGAGAAAATGAGAGCAGAGAGGCAACCAACAGTTCCCTCTACCATTG GGGAAGAGAAGGAGACAAATCCTTTCATGAGAGTTGATACGGCAACTATCCAGACAAGATCAGGGTCAACAGATCCTATCAAGACTATGGCTCATATCAGGAAGGAGAAGGACAATTTCAAG aacaagGCGAGAGAATCTCAGTCAAGAGGAAAGAAATCATGA
- the LOC124354476 gene encoding hydroxyacylglutathione hydrolase cytoplasmic isoform X1, producing MYNQLVRALPNAVSQGLLATYCRVGAWAAAQRREDKFHSAPRLVVLPGMDVKIIPALQDNYMYLIVDGETKEAAVVDPVEPENVLAELKGKDVKLTKILTTHHHWDHGGGNNKLLKVHPELPVYGGDNRVEGLTTMVEDGDKLFIGNLEVECLHTPCHTKGHICYVVKPKNQSQAVFTGDTLFIAGCGRFFEGTANQMYDNLYKKLGSLPNDTRVFCGHEYTYANLKFASTVDPNNQAVATKLEWSEKMRAERQPTVPSTIGEEKETNPFMRVDTATIQTRSGSTDPIKTMAHIRKEKDNFKNKARESQSRGKKS from the exons TGCGTGGGCAGCAGCTCAAAGAAGAGAAGATAAATTTCATTCAGCGCCTAGGTTGGTAGTACTTCCCGGAATGGATGTCAAAATCATCCCTGCCCTTCAAGACAACTACATGTATCTA ATAGTGGATGGAGAGACTAAGGAGGCAGCTGTAGTGGATCCTGTAGAACCGGAGAATGTCCTGGCAGAACTTAAAGGAAAAGACGTGAAGCTGACCAAGATCCTGACTACTCATCACCACTG GGACCATGGAGGAGGTAACAACAAGTTACTGAAAGTTCATCCTGAACTACCCGTGTATGGTGGTGACAACAGGGTGGAGGGCCTGACTACGATGGTTGAGGATGGTGACAAGTTGTTCATCG GAAATCTTGAAGTAGAATGTCTTCATACTCCTTGTCACACAAAAGGCCACATTTGTTATGTTGTCAAACCAAAAAACCAATCTCAAGCAGTGTTTACAG GAGACACTTTGTTTATTGCAGGATGCGGTAGATTTTTTGAAGGCACTGCAAACCAGATGTATGACAATTTGTACAAAAAGCTTGGATCATTACCAAATGACACG AGGGTTTTTTGCGGCCATGAATACACATATGCGAACCTCAAGTTTGCCTCAACAGTGGATCCTAACAATCAGGCAGTCGCAACAAAACTGGAGTGGTCAGAGAAAATGAGAGCAGAGAGGCAACCAACAGTTCCCTCTACCATTG GGGAAGAGAAGGAGACAAATCCTTTCATGAGAGTTGATACGGCAACTATCCAGACAAGATCAGGGTCAACAGATCCTATCAAGACTATGGCTCATATCAGGAAGGAGAAGGACAATTTCAAG aacaagGCGAGAGAATCTCAGTCAAGAGGAAAGAAATCATGA